The nucleotide sequence TGATGCTTGCTCAATGCTCAGCTTGTGTTATACATGTAAATAAGTTAGAGATTTCTTTGATCGATCACTTTTTGGATTTTGAATATGATCAGTATAGTATTCAAGCTAGTATGAAATTGAGCTAGATTATGGAAAACAACGGCAAATGGAATAATACCATATTAAGAAACTAACACTTTCGTAGAACTTAGtaataaaaatctcatttgacactcctcacaagtatatttttctttttaaatatagaaagtttataGTGCTAAATGATaattttggaatgctaataacaattccctaactGAAAACTATAAATAACTAGCAAAGTGTTAACGTGTAATTTTTCAAATTCTAAaatgatgttgtggacaagGTCAAAGGACCTtgatgaaaaatagaaaaacaataaggtttcaatcaatgCAATATAAAAATGGGAGATGAAAACCTAgtttttcctatatatatatatatatatgtgtgtgtatgtatgtatgtatgtatgtatgtatgtgtatatatataaaagtatgtatatatatactaacTAGCAACTAGCTAGTATGTGACttgaataaaagaaagaaagtcaTTCATTGATAAATAAAAGTTAGGTGTATGAATTAAACTCCAATAACGGTTTAGGTTTTATATCTGAGATTAAGGTGTATTCATTAAGCCTGTGAATCAATGTTTGGATTATGTACAATGTTAATTGAGCATGTTATATAATTGAGAGATTAAGTCAATCACTAAAATGTTTCAAATCTTGAAACGCAGGTGAAAGATTACCCGTTGTCAGTGGTTTTGTGGTCAGACAAATTTGCAGCTTCGGTAAGAGGATCTCTCCGCCTCTCCCTGACATGCAGGATCAACGTGAGAGATTAAGGTGTATTAATTAAGCATGTTAATTAGAGTAATACAACTTAAATCTTGAACAGCAGCTGAATGATTACCTATTATGAGTGGATTTAAGATGGTGACCAGACAAATCTGCGGCTTTTGTGAGAGCCCCTTTCCACTGCTCTACCCTTTTTCGTTTAGCTTCACGTTTCTCGTCATCTTTTTCTTCACGGATGTCTTTTTCGTGTTTCTGAAATGCTTCGGCTAAATCTCCGTCCTGCTTCCTGACATGCGAAGGATCAACGTGATAGAATATTGGCAAAACATGTCGCCCCAGTTTGTCTCTGCACTCCATGATCTTCACCAGCTCGTCAAGACACCAACTCGAATCCGCATACATCTTTGAGAAGACAATAATAGAGATCCTCGACTCTTCGATTGCCCGAAACAGTTCCCCTCTTATTTCTTCCCCTCTTTTTAGATTGTCCTCATCAATAAAGACCTGGTATCCTCTGCCTTTCAATGCCACATGGAGGTGGTTCGTGAAGCCATTGCGCGTGTCTTCGCTTCTGAAGCTCAAGAACACATCATACTTCCAAAGTTTCGACTTGGAGGAGGACGAAGAGCAGGCTTCGTGGACTGTCATGATGGTATCCACCATTATGGCACTGCAGTGGTTCAGATCACAGACTGAAAAAATAGCaatggttgtgtttgtgttgccGAACGAATGGTACTTAAATTCCGAAGACAAGTCAACATTTCTTCAGTCCACAAAGTCgtcaataataattaatatataataatcTTTCTTCACTGGCCGGCTGAAGGTGCAGCGAAAGGGAGtgtgaaaaggaaagaaaggaaCACGAAAGGACAAACACTATCTGTATTTTTCATTCATACCCAAAGACTTTATTGAATCTTCATAGGCATAACACCCATATTAGATTAACCCTTACTTTCTTCACTCTCACAGAATACTCGTCTGCAATGTCAACTGACTACACACCGATAATTTTTTCCCCCGTATTGCAAATTGATCATCTAAGCGTTTGATATCTTTCCTTGCCAAAGATAATCGCCTTCGCATCCACAAGATTTTGGTAGTATCTAGGTAAATGTTATCAAGGTGTGCAAAGCAGTATTCTTTGTATAATTTATAACAATAATCTCAAAAGGACCTTCAGGTTGTTCACTTGACGAGTAAACGCATCAAACAGCCAACCCTTAAAATTACTACCAAGGATAATACCgaaataaatacccaagtctAAAGTCCATAATAATTTGCCTTCAAGTCTAAACCTTGGGAAATGACCGAGTCCTGGGAACGGAGAGTTGCACGAAATTGCAGAGACAATAAGAATTGGCTCATTATATTTCCTCTTCCATTAATTGTAATGATATTAATATTCTCATTTGAAAAAATAAGAACTAGCTCATTATATTTCCTCGTCCATTAATTGTAATGACAGTAATATTCTCATTAAAATAATTTCgctctaatttttttatttattttcatctgGTATGCATAATTTGAATCTTTTATATTCAaaatcactcttttaaaattaattatactAAAATTCAGCCAAATTTAATAATCTAATAGtcataataaataaacaaaccatgtcattaaaaactgaaattttgaCAGGGAGGAGGATGAAGAGGAGGCTCCATGGGATGGGCTGCCATGAGTCCATGACGGTACCCACCGTTATGGCATTGCAGTGGTTCATATCAAGactgaaaaaaaatggcaatggttgtgttttgtttaaaaatGATGTGTAAACAACCATCTACTCCAAGTGAAAGACTCTTAAGGTGTCCTCTGAAATAAAGAGTAGGAttctttcccttcttttttttccctcgtctcctatttgaacggtcatggTTAAACCAcgtaatattttatattaattttttataataagaaaaagacaaaataagagaatatGAGAATAGGAGATGAAAGGGAATGAGcaaagaaggagagagaatcctagtcTACAAAGAAAAGCACCTTCAGGAGAGGCCCCAGGGAGACACAAAGGGTCCGGTAACCCTACTGACACGTAATTGGACGGTGGAAAAGCTTGCAGAGTTGTCTTTTTTTAAgggggaaaaagaaaacaaaagaaatgtcAAAGAGATATTTTTCAAAACAGAAATTTTCATCAATTCTCGATCACTTCatcttttttatataatttttatattaatattataaaatattatactaagaAGATGAGATAGTAGAAAGTACAAGAGAAGGACGTTGACCGCTAAGATTTAAGTTTCACAAAAGATTCAGATATGAATACGATCGAGATCATTGGCAGCTTCAGCGGTGGGTACTGGTACATATTGAAATATCTAAACCCAGATAATTCagtcaacaaaagaaaaagtcatCCACGTCCATttgatggatttggatcctctccggatccccttCCTGGGGATCCCAAGGATCAAGGTACAAGGAccgttcatcaaagatcgtgTGGTcacaattaaatgttttttatatttttaaaagtaaagtaaTTTCGTTTTGcgtaaaaagtatttaattatggccgcacgatctttgatgaacgATCCTTGTGTCTTGATTCCCAGGATCCCCAGAGAAgggatcaggagaggatccaaatccatcaaGTTGATATAAAATTGTTCGTCCCAAATTGTGTGGCAACAACGTCTTTGTATTTCAGACCTAGCTTCTCTACCCTCCCAGCTTTCATACATTCTTATCCTTTCCTAGTTATACGGTCACgattaaaccacgtcaatattttatatcactattgccttttgtcttattatctctataaaaaaaaatcaatataaaatgttgatgtggcttaaccgtgattgCACAAAAtgaattggatcctctcttgagcaGGAGATCAGGATCCTCTTGACCCACTAACACAAATcgttagattttgatccaacggctacaaacaagggatccctctaaaagttataataattgtagccgttagatcaaaatccaacggcccatgTTAGTGGATTAGGAGGATCCTGATCTCCTACTCAAGAGATGATCTATTTCCCGCACAAAATAGAAGGGGATTGGGGTGTATGGGAATTGGGAGGGCAGAAAAGCGGGGTCCTTGTATTTCATAGTTGCTTCGCATGAAAGGACGTCCATACGCGAGAGATATTGGTCTTCCATGGATTTTTGTCACTTCATTGTTAACATGATTTTTTctcacacttatttttacttttcacaagtttttcttaattttaagcaatcaaatcaaatgagttaaaaaagatcaattataaaaaattaacaaagtgtGTGAAATGTAAAAATAAGTGCGAGCAGAAAATACAATCCCTTTTAATGCCCAAGGCCTATCTCATCCGCTGAAAAAGTAGACTAGCGTAGCGTGCTAGTTCATATATAGTTGGCAATGGCTTTGGGATGTTAATGGCAAAACTTAATGCCCAAGGCCCATCATTGAAATATGTAACGCCACAAGGTTGATATATAGTTGCAAAAACTCAATAATTCCTTCCAATCCAACATATACAACAGTAACAAAACCTTATCCCACTAAATGAGATCGGTTGTATGTCTTCTGGAACGTTACTGTGCTTGGCTTTATGCCAAGTCTTCCATCATCTCCATGTACTTCATGTATTTTCTTAAGTCTCTTTCCAAGTATTATGAGGTTTTCCTTTACCCCTTTTACCTTGACCTTACGTTTCAAAATTACTGTTTCTAACAAGAGCATTTGTAGGTCCTTGGTTCACATGTCCAtccattttaattgattttttctcGTCTTATGTTCAATTACTACCACTTCTACTTTATATTGAATATCCTCATTTCTAATTTGGTCCTTCTAATCCACCCAAGAATTAGTGGAATTTGTGGCTATGTGTTTTCGATGTGCACACCTTGACAAAAATATTGTTTGAAGTTTCAATAAAATTGACCAGACTGCTAAGGCATTTACATAATTGAACATGTTTTAGAACAACGTGGTCACACGTACAAAACCATAtgtcaaaaatttaaaattatttatggcCCATATTGACACGTAGTCTCAATTATTATTTATGTGGACGTCACGTGATTAGTTAACGGAAGTTCTGATGGTTTTTAACGGATGTATAAAAGTGTTCAAGAATAATAACTTTAGGTACCAAACTAGGATAAAAAAATACTTGATGTATGAGATTAATCCAATATTTATTGTTATTGTACgcaaataatatcgtttgtaggTGAGATATGCATGGCACACACGCATGTTTTCACTCGAATCGAGATGACCTGTGAGCGACTATTGCATCAAGAACTTCCTTCTCTCGTTATATACTTGTTGGTGGAGAGTAGTTCACATTGGTGAGCAACT is from Pyrus communis chromosome 10, drPyrComm1.1, whole genome shotgun sequence and encodes:
- the LOC137748952 gene encoding toll/interleukin-1 receptor-like protein, whose protein sequence is MVDTIMTVHEACSSSSSKSKLWKYDVFLSFRSEDTRNGFTNHLHVALKGRGYQVFIDEDNLKRGEEIRGELFRAIEESRISIIVFSKMYADSSWCLDELVKIMECRDKLGRHVLPIFYHVDPSHVRKQDGDLAEAFQKHEKDIREEKDDEKREAKRKRVEQWKGALTKAADLSGHHLKSTHNRERRRDPLTEAANLSDHKTTDNG